In Scomber japonicus isolate fScoJap1 chromosome 3, fScoJap1.pri, whole genome shotgun sequence, the genomic window ACCTCAGCTGTAGTCATTTATGAGTCAGAGATGGATCAGAACGATGAAAGTTTATAAGCAGCCCTCCCAGCGATGAATCCCCTCCAGATACTGATATACAAACAGGTCCCACGGCTTTTATGACACATGTAAACAACTAGAATATATCTGGTTTAtcatataaaaatgtctttttcattCTCTTGCAAAGAAAATGACGTGCAGGAGATCATCTACATCCTATTAATCCTGTTGGGCCTAATGACAAACTACTTGTCATCATGGGAACATCATGACTCCCACTTTATTAAGAAATCACACAAGctgacattaaaacacaatagtTTTAGACTAATGACAACTCAAATAACTGTaaattttactttatatttttcagattttcttATTATAGTCCATCTcctcctgtcattttttcctcctGATATATCCCCTCATACTCACCTCCCTTTTTATCTCTTGtccaccttccttccagctgCAACCTCATTCCTCAGGAAGCTGTCTGGGTCATTTCATATACCATTTCCTCTGTTACCACATTTTggaatgattaaataaaagtaaatatctCATCATGACTTGGTATAATTTTACTGTATACTTTAAAAAAGATTGGTGTCAAAGTCGAAGTATCTAAATCCAGGGTGATGATTTTAGTATCAACATGTGATGTTGGACAGATAGTTGAAACTTCACTTTTTTCTGCTGAagtaattaaaaatgttgtgaTTATTAGCCATTCTCAGCAAATGACTGCACCCTGATGGTTTCAGCTGCTACTTTAAGAACTGGGAACTGAATTTTACCAGAAACAACTTTGGCTTTCACAACCACACAATGTATCACTGTGTGAGTGCAATGTAATCTTTCAGGTCATTAAATTCCTGTTGTGAGACTTGGAATTATCCCCTTGGTTTGGTGGTTTTTCCAGATCTCACAGTGAAGCACAAGTCCTGAGTAAGTCCAGTAGTTTTCtagtttacaaaaaaaagtgagttcatGTGGTTCCCATAACAACAGTGATTACGCAGTATATTACTCAAGCTGTTACAACCTCTGGGGACTTTCTCCTTTCAAGATAATAAGGTCAGTGTGCTTACATATGTTCCAACTCTCAAGTCTAAACAAAAACTACGACATCACACCTATTTTTTAACTAGCATGTGAAAACTGGAAAACATTTCTACATGCTATATtttgaataattaaaatcacCTTTGAACAAGAGTAATTGTAGTAAATGTTTTTCTATCAACTTAGGAAAACTGCTGTCAGCTACGATGTCAATGTGTTAATAGTTGAGCAACACCAAAATCAAACAGGtaacaaataaaaggaaaaaccaacataaaatgtcttagtaaggtgttgaGCCAACACATGCctccagaacagcctcaatgatCCTTGTTATTGATTTTTCTCTGAACTCTACTAGAGGAATAAATACCATTCTTccaaagatattccctcatttgatgttttgatgCTGGTGGTTGGGAACGCTACCTACCAGGTAAAATATCTCATAGGTGTTCAATTAGGTTGAGATCTGGTGGCTGTGAAGGTCATAACATATGATTCAAATCATTTGTAAACTCATAAAACCATTCAGTAACCTGTCTTGCCCTATGGATGGGAGCATTGTCATCTTGAGAGGGACCACTCCCATAAGgataaaaatgtttcatcataggataaaacaactttgtattgactTGCAGTGATCTGCCCCTCTGGACtcaaaccatgccagcaaaatgaACCCCACTgcataacagagccaccagatctcctcactgtaggggtcaagcaGTCAGGCCTATACcggtttttcatttaatttgtcacccatgTGTAGTTCCTTGTTCAGAAATGTGCTTCATGGCTCTGACTCTTCACCAGTGAAGAATCCAAAGAAAGCAAACATGGCTGATGATCAGTTTTTGTGGTTTCAGCACATTTATTTCAAGTGTAAAATTAGAGTTGTTTATTCATCATCTTCAACGGTAATGCACATTTTATACAACACATGGTGTAATCCAAGTTAATCTCAGGGCTAACTGCTATGACAGGAATTCAGCAGATTCAACTGTCAGTATATTTGAACATTAATATAACTGAATATGACCCTGAAAAACAGCAGGATTACTTCTGGAAAAGCTGTGTGATCACTGCAGTTTAAATGAGTTTCAAAAGCGTGTATATAAAGGTTAACTGTAGCTGGCCTGACAAATTCATTTGTCTGCTTGATAGGAGTTAACATACACTCTTGTTATATTCCTCTAAGAGTTTTTCTGCTGAGCTCAGAAAACTCTCCATTACCTGACACTCGCCTGATAATAGAGCATTTGTTACAGATCAGATCAATCCAGAAATCTGTAATGTGTTGTAGTGTAGTTTGATATGCACGCAGATCTCCAACAGAGATCATAGTCAGGTCTTGTGCTTCAAATCAACTTTGAAACAGAGAGAAGTACAGCCTGAGGGTCATAGTTCAAATCTGACAGCTTAAAGCGACTCAAATTTCTTGtgcaaaattattattttttatttattattaaatctcCTGGCTTGTAGAGGTTAATTTTAAGAAAAGCACAGCTGCAGATAAACAACCCCCCAAATGTCTTCATTGAAAATCAATTAATTGCATTCTTGATAAACTTCAGTTGTTCCCTCAAGTAAACACTCCATGCAACCCTAACAGCCTTCACTATAAATACAGTTACTACATAATTAACTTCATTCTCTGCATATTCCatcatattaataaaaatgaggCTTTTAAGTTATGATGCAAGTTAATCGCAAAGAACAATTCAACCCTTTTCATAAACTGTGCGTACATCTTCGGCATTAAGGAtgattagaaaaataaatgttttctttcctaTAGATCAAAAAGATTCAGGATTATCTGAATCACATTCTCAATTAAGACAAAAGTGTATATGGATCTATATCTGACAAAACTGGACATGTTTTGGTTTGATCATTTACAGGCTTCAGCAACACTGTTTTAGATACTGCTGAAATTCTTTCAGGAAACAAGACTGTATAAATATCTTGTTTCTTGTGTATTGACACATCTCACAGAGTCTATTCCTCACTCTCGTCCTCTCTGATCTTCACCTTCACTCGGTGCCAGGCGTTACTCAGTACTCCTCTCAGGTTCCAGATGGGAGCAACTGTGTCCGGCTGCATGTTGTAACTGTTGTCAACTGCCTTGCAGATGATCTCCAGCTCTTGAGCCTCGGGAGGAAGAGGCGTTGTCAACTCCCAGAGCTTCCAGGCCCAAGCTCGTCCCGTTGGTGGCGTAGGTCCAGGAGCTTGTCCCTTATCGCTGTTCCTCAGCTGGGCCACGTGCCACGTCTTCCCTCCATCCAGAGAAACATCTACACGCACCACCTCTCGGCCTCCGCCACTCCATGCATAACCCTTCACGGTCACCTCCTCGTCACTTCGGTCCACCACAGCGCCATCTGCTGGTGTGGTGATGGCTGACTGAATGGGCAGCTCTTGGATTGCCGGAGCAGATTTAAAGTCCACCGTGTCCCAGTCCGTCCCAGGGGAGAAGCCCTTGTAGTCATTCTGCTGCCAGtggctgctgctctcctctgcaCTTACTATGATCTTACCCAGCCACTTTACATTGCGTGCGCCCACTATACCCGGTACCACAACGCGGACAGGGAAGCCATGGTCAGCCGGAAGCTCCTGACCATTCATTTCATAAGCCAGCAGCACATCACCTTCCTCAGTAACTGCCTTGTTTAAAGGGATGGAGGCACCGTAAGTCGTCCCCGTCACATCTTTGTCCAGCCCCTCAAACTGTACGTGGCGAGCCCACTGTGCCACCTCTGGCCCGTATCCAGCTGCCTGCAGTACATCTCTGAGCTTAGCACCGCTCCATGTGGCATTACTGATGGCAGCGATGCCCCAGTTCAGTCCTTTCACCAGTTTGATCGTATTCATCTCAGAACGGCGGTTACCTGCACACTGTAGCGTGGCAGTCACAGTGTGCTTGGGGAATCGAGTCTTCAAGTCCTCTAAAGACAGCGTCAGCACTCCTCCAGGCAGTCCCTCTACGTGCAGTTGATATGACGCTGGGTCCACCTGAGGAACTGGCAAGTGGTTCCTTTTGAAGAAGAAAGCAGAGGGGGTGATGTAGCTGTCAGAAAGGATTTCAGGTGGCGGCTCCGCATTGAAGGGTTTGAGGTTGTTGATGCGCAGTACGGGGTGACGCTCAGGGTCAGAGGAGTAGGGGTCGGATGATTTAATAGCCTGCTGCTTCTTCTGGTCTTCTGCATTCAGTTCACCAACCTTTTATTatccacagacacagaaaagtGTTATTAGCCCACATGGGTCTATCTCATTCAAAACATTTCTATTGGTCTCAAATGAGCTCAAATATATCTTTCCTTTGCTGCATACCAATTCATGCTCCCCTGTCTGAAAGGTGTTATATTGTACAATAAATGCTCTTCTGTTCTGTTGGCAGCTACAGAGCATTTTTTTCACTGGCCACTTGAGGGAGTGCCAGTACTTAGTCAACAGATATTATTTTTACCTTGGAACAGACTATGCAGTAGACCATTTCATATGTATCCTCAGAGACCAAATACATGACAGactaaataaatgacatgattGTCCCAGGATCAAATTCAACAGCCCTCATGTGGTAATATcgattaaacattatttaatgGCCTTTCATTCTAAAAAGATGAGTGAGGAAATGCTGTTACTGGATATGCAGATTACAGCTTTTAACTGCCATCAACTCTCACTTGAACTTTGAAACAAACACGCTCCTTTGTTGCAGGTTCGACTTTGATTGGTTGTCCAAATACAGCATCACAATAGCAATCTCAAGGTGAAGCAATGTTATAAAATGGCGTCGACGAATGTTTAAGCTGTCTACACATAAGGTTACTTTGACTAAACTTGGAAACTTTTCGCCTGCAAGACCAGTTCATGTCTGCTGAAAAAGCAACCTTTTATCTGAAAGACTATACTCTACCTGTAGTTCACTGGCTTCATAGTAAATACAATTTTTTGTGTGACAGTAAAGAAGCTAGTGACATGAATGTTCTCTCTTTGAGAGCTTGTTTGATGGacttgaacattttttaataatgttttttgaaGTATTAATAGAAACCAACTCTTATATTCCCACCTTATATTCTGAGAGGATTTCCAGCACATGTTCCTGGTTGTGTACAGCATACAGAGCCCAAAAGGGTTCAAGTGCCCCGCCCGCTGCCAACAAGA contains:
- the suox gene encoding sulfite oxidase, mitochondrial, whose product is MLLLRRCQSLTRFGPLKSQRHQVTPVVAPCAVRLWSGSSDDQRSHQHAHSSSWRHGLAGLLAGTGAVLAYVLHHHKAQQADTSQTTDKTSTLPIFSQAEVTKHRSLEDGVWVTYKGSVYDITEFVTMHPGGDKILLAAGGALEPFWALYAVHNQEHVLEILSEYKVGELNAEDQKKQQAIKSSDPYSSDPERHPVLRINNLKPFNAEPPPEILSDSYITPSAFFFKRNHLPVPQVDPASYQLHVEGLPGGVLTLSLEDLKTRFPKHTVTATLQCAGNRRSEMNTIKLVKGLNWGIAAISNATWSGAKLRDVLQAAGYGPEVAQWARHVQFEGLDKDVTGTTYGASIPLNKAVTEEGDVLLAYEMNGQELPADHGFPVRVVVPGIVGARNVKWLGKIIVSAEESSSHWQQNDYKGFSPGTDWDTVDFKSAPAIQELPIQSAITTPADGAVVDRSDEEVTVKGYAWSGGGREVVRVDVSLDGGKTWHVAQLRNSDKGQAPGPTPPTGRAWAWKLWELTTPLPPEAQELEIICKAVDNSYNMQPDTVAPIWNLRGVLSNAWHRVKVKIREDESEE